The Mycolicibacterium boenickei genome has a segment encoding these proteins:
- the pks13 gene encoding polyketide synthase Pks13 (Pks13 is a key enzyme in mycolic acid biosynthesis.), translating to MDETQSNSNLPEGTQPAGTPASRPDLTVAEMREWLRKAVANATGQSADAIDETTPLIELGLSSRDAVAMASDIEDLTGVTLTATVLFRHPTIEALATVIVEGEPEPESTDDEDWTRDRDVEDIAIVGVATRFPGDLNTPDEMWDALLAGKDCITDLPEGRWEEFLSEPRIAERVAKARTRGGYLSDIKGFDSEFFALSKMEADNIDPQQRMALELTWEALEHARIPASSLRGTSVGVFVGNSTNDYQFLAVSDPSVTHPYAITGTASSIIANRVSYFYDFRGPSVAVDTACSSSLVAAHQGVQALRSGEADVAIVGGVNALITPMVTVGFDEVGGVLAPDGRIKSFSSDADGYARSEGGGMLVLKRVSDARRDGDQILAVIAGSAINHDGRSNGLLAPNPDAQEAVLRKAYKDAGINPRTVDYIEAHGTGTILGDPIEADALGRVVGRGRDADKPALLGAVKSNVGHLESAAGAASLAKMTLSLANDKLPPSINYAGPNPYIDFDKEHLKVNDTVSEWPRYSGHAIAGVSGFGFGGANAHLVLREVLPSDLVEPEPEPEVVEDKSAADDANAVYVGGVRMDEYGEFIHDDDESGSDEYPAYDEANHELPGLTDEAKRLIEKAREELAAADAAEPVKKVVPLAVSAFLTSRKKVAAAALADWIDSDEGRASSLESIGRSLSRRNHGRSRAIVLAHDHDEAIKGLRAVAEGKQHPSVISADGPVTNGPVWVLAGFGAQHRKMGKELYLREPVFAEWINKVDAHIQDERGYSVVELILDDAIDYTNETCEYPIEVVQTVIFAIQIALGEFLKAHGAKPGAVVGQSLGEAAAAYFSGGLSLADATRTICSRAHLMGEGEAMLFGEYIRLMALVEYSADEIKTVFADYPGLEVCVYAAPTQTVIGGPPEQIDAIIARAESEGKFARKLQTKGASHTQQMDPLLGELSAEIQGIEPHPLTTGYFSTVHEGKFIRAGAEPIHDVDYWKKGLRHSVYFTHGIRNAVDNGHTTFLELAPNPVALMQVGLTTASAGLHDAQLIATLARKQDEVESMVTAMAHLFVHGHDLDLRTLFPRKSTGLAGALDFANIPPTKFKRKQHWLDAHFTGDSSAVMPGNHVATPDGKHVWEFVSKGTADLAALVKAAAAQVLPDAKLTASEQRAVPAEGSRLVTTLTRHPGGASVQVHARIDESFTLVYDAIVTRGGAATTLPTAVGAGVVAEQVSAAPALAEPEPEDDAEILTDNLTQGANLGAGFAKWSPDSGETIAQRLGTIVGGAMGYEPEDLPWEVPLIELGLDSLMAVRIKNRVEYDFDLPPIQLTAVRDANLYNVEELIKYAIEHRDEVDQIAESQKGKTAEEIAAEQSELLGGASTVAELEAKLAEAGHPLAEKAEEAGEAAETEAAAASDIPAPPSDPSGPSIPAPPSDPSGPSKATAAAAAAKVLTQEAVTEALGADVPPRDAAERVTFATWAIVTGKSPGGIFNELPFVDVETATKLSERLSERAEGTVTVEQVRSAKTIEELSTIVRDQLEEGVVDGFVRTLRAPKEGTSHVPLFVFHPAGGSTVVYEPLIKRLPADTPIYGIERVEGSIEERAAEYVPKLLEMHKGPFVLAGWSLGGALAYACAIGLKQAGADVRFVGLIDCVRPGEPIDQSQAGMRARWDRYARFAERTFNVEVPEIPYEELEKLDDEGQVKFVLDVVAQSGVQIPGGIIEHQRTSYLDNRALDTIEIQPYDGHVTLYMADRYHDDAIVFEPAYATRQPDGGWGEAASDLEVVHIGGEHIQAIDEPYIAKVGAHMSEAINRIEAESESK from the coding sequence ATGGATGAAACACAAAGCAATTCGAATCTTCCAGAGGGCACCCAGCCCGCCGGGACACCAGCGTCGCGCCCCGACCTGACCGTCGCGGAGATGCGTGAGTGGCTGCGCAAGGCGGTCGCCAACGCCACGGGGCAGTCGGCCGACGCGATCGACGAGACCACCCCGCTGATCGAGCTGGGCCTGTCCTCGCGTGACGCGGTGGCCATGGCCAGCGACATCGAGGACCTGACCGGTGTCACGCTGACGGCCACGGTGCTGTTCCGGCACCCCACGATCGAGGCACTGGCGACGGTGATCGTCGAGGGCGAGCCCGAGCCCGAGAGCACCGACGACGAGGACTGGACGCGGGATCGCGACGTGGAAGACATCGCGATCGTCGGTGTGGCGACCCGATTCCCGGGCGACCTCAACACCCCCGACGAGATGTGGGACGCCCTGCTCGCAGGCAAGGACTGCATCACCGACCTGCCCGAGGGCCGGTGGGAGGAGTTCCTCTCCGAGCCCCGGATCGCCGAGCGTGTCGCCAAGGCGCGCACCCGCGGCGGCTATCTGTCGGACATCAAGGGTTTCGACTCCGAGTTCTTCGCGCTGTCGAAGATGGAGGCCGACAACATCGACCCGCAGCAGCGCATGGCGCTGGAGCTGACCTGGGAGGCCCTGGAGCACGCCCGGATCCCGGCGTCGAGCCTGCGCGGCACGAGTGTCGGTGTGTTCGTCGGCAATTCGACCAACGACTATCAGTTCCTGGCGGTCTCCGATCCGTCGGTGACCCACCCGTACGCCATCACCGGAACCGCGAGCTCGATCATCGCCAACCGGGTTTCGTACTTCTACGACTTCCGCGGCCCGTCGGTCGCCGTCGACACCGCGTGCTCGAGCTCGCTGGTGGCAGCCCACCAGGGCGTGCAGGCGCTGCGCTCCGGTGAGGCCGACGTGGCCATCGTCGGTGGTGTCAACGCGTTGATCACCCCCATGGTGACGGTCGGCTTCGACGAGGTCGGTGGCGTGCTGGCCCCGGACGGCCGCATCAAGTCGTTCTCCTCGGACGCCGACGGCTACGCCCGGTCCGAGGGCGGCGGCATGCTGGTGCTCAAGCGGGTGTCCGACGCCCGCCGCGACGGCGACCAGATCCTGGCCGTCATCGCCGGTAGCGCGATCAACCACGACGGCCGGTCCAACGGCCTGCTCGCCCCCAATCCCGATGCGCAGGAAGCGGTTCTGCGTAAGGCGTACAAGGACGCCGGGATCAACCCGCGGACCGTCGACTACATCGAGGCGCACGGCACCGGCACCATCCTGGGTGACCCGATCGAGGCCGACGCCCTGGGGCGCGTGGTCGGGCGCGGTCGCGACGCCGACAAGCCCGCCCTGCTGGGTGCGGTGAAATCCAATGTGGGTCACCTGGAGTCGGCGGCGGGTGCGGCGAGCCTGGCGAAGATGACGCTGTCGCTGGCCAACGACAAGCTGCCGCCGTCGATCAACTACGCCGGTCCCAACCCGTACATCGACTTCGACAAAGAGCACCTCAAGGTCAACGACACCGTCTCGGAGTGGCCGCGCTACAGCGGTCATGCGATCGCCGGTGTGTCGGGCTTCGGCTTCGGTGGCGCCAACGCGCACCTGGTGCTGCGCGAGGTGCTGCCCTCGGATCTGGTCGAGCCGGAGCCGGAACCCGAAGTGGTCGAGGACAAGTCGGCCGCCGATGACGCCAACGCCGTCTACGTCGGTGGCGTCCGGATGGACGAGTACGGCGAGTTCATCCACGACGACGATGAATCCGGGTCCGACGAGTACCCGGCGTACGATGAAGCCAACCACGAACTCCCCGGTCTGACCGACGAGGCCAAGCGCCTGATCGAGAAGGCCCGCGAGGAGCTGGCCGCCGCAGACGCCGCCGAGCCGGTCAAGAAGGTTGTCCCGCTTGCCGTCTCGGCCTTCCTGACCTCACGCAAGAAGGTCGCCGCCGCCGCGCTGGCGGACTGGATCGACAGCGACGAGGGCCGGGCGTCGTCGCTCGAGTCCATCGGCCGCTCGCTGTCGCGCCGCAACCACGGGCGCTCGCGTGCCATCGTGCTGGCCCACGACCACGACGAGGCGATCAAGGGCCTGCGGGCCGTCGCCGAGGGCAAGCAGCACCCGAGCGTGATCTCGGCCGACGGTCCGGTCACCAACGGCCCCGTGTGGGTGCTCGCCGGCTTCGGTGCGCAGCACCGCAAGATGGGCAAAGAGCTGTACCTGCGCGAGCCGGTCTTCGCAGAGTGGATCAACAAGGTCGACGCGCACATCCAGGACGAGCGCGGGTACTCGGTCGTCGAACTGATCCTCGACGACGCGATCGACTACACGAACGAAACCTGCGAGTACCCCATCGAAGTGGTCCAGACGGTGATCTTCGCCATCCAGATCGCGCTCGGTGAGTTCCTCAAAGCCCACGGTGCGAAACCCGGTGCGGTGGTGGGGCAGTCGCTCGGTGAGGCGGCCGCCGCCTACTTCTCCGGCGGCTTGTCGCTGGCCGATGCCACCCGGACCATCTGCTCGCGTGCCCACCTGATGGGTGAGGGTGAGGCAATGCTGTTCGGCGAGTACATCCGCCTGATGGCGCTGGTCGAGTACTCGGCCGACGAGATCAAGACGGTGTTCGCCGATTACCCGGGTCTTGAGGTGTGTGTCTACGCCGCGCCGACCCAGACCGTCATCGGCGGCCCGCCGGAGCAGATCGACGCGATCATCGCCAGGGCGGAGTCCGAGGGCAAGTTCGCCCGCAAGCTCCAGACCAAGGGCGCCAGCCACACTCAGCAGATGGACCCGCTGCTCGGTGAGCTGTCCGCGGAGATCCAGGGGATCGAACCCCATCCGCTGACCACCGGCTACTTCTCGACCGTGCACGAGGGCAAGTTCATCCGGGCCGGCGCCGAGCCGATCCACGACGTGGACTACTGGAAGAAGGGCCTGCGGCACAGCGTCTACTTCACCCACGGCATCCGTAACGCCGTGGACAACGGCCACACCACGTTCCTGGAGCTGGCACCGAACCCGGTGGCGCTCATGCAGGTTGGGCTGACGACGGCTTCGGCCGGCCTGCACGACGCGCAGCTGATCGCGACCCTGGCCCGCAAGCAGGACGAGGTCGAGTCCATGGTCACGGCGATGGCCCACCTGTTCGTCCACGGCCATGACCTGGATCTGCGGACCCTGTTCCCGCGTAAGTCCACCGGCCTGGCCGGCGCACTGGACTTCGCCAACATCCCGCCGACCAAGTTCAAGCGCAAGCAGCACTGGCTGGACGCGCACTTCACCGGCGACAGCTCCGCGGTGATGCCCGGCAACCACGTCGCGACACCCGACGGCAAGCACGTCTGGGAGTTCGTGTCGAAGGGCACCGCTGACCTGGCCGCCCTGGTGAAAGCCGCTGCCGCGCAGGTGCTTCCGGACGCCAAGCTGACCGCTTCGGAGCAGCGGGCGGTGCCCGCCGAGGGCTCCCGCCTGGTCACCACGCTGACCCGGCATCCGGGTGGCGCCTCGGTGCAGGTGCATGCGCGGATCGACGAGTCGTTCACCCTGGTCTACGACGCGATCGTGACCCGTGGCGGTGCGGCGACCACGCTGCCGACCGCCGTCGGTGCCGGTGTTGTGGCGGAGCAGGTTTCGGCCGCGCCGGCGCTGGCCGAGCCCGAGCCGGAAGACGACGCCGAGATTCTGACGGACAACCTCACCCAGGGCGCCAACCTCGGTGCGGGCTTTGCCAAGTGGTCGCCGGACTCCGGTGAGACCATCGCGCAGCGCCTCGGCACCATCGTCGGCGGCGCCATGGGCTACGAGCCCGAAGACCTGCCGTGGGAGGTGCCGCTGATCGAGCTGGGCCTGGATTCCCTGATGGCAGTGCGCATCAAGAACCGGGTCGAGTACGACTTCGACCTGCCGCCGATTCAGCTGACCGCGGTGCGTGACGCCAACCTGTACAACGTCGAAGAGCTCATCAAGTACGCGATCGAGCACCGTGACGAGGTCGATCAGATCGCCGAGTCCCAGAAGGGCAAGACGGCCGAGGAGATCGCGGCCGAGCAGTCCGAACTCCTGGGTGGTGCCTCCACGGTCGCCGAGCTCGAGGCCAAGCTGGCCGAGGCCGGACATCCGTTGGCGGAGAAGGCCGAAGAGGCAGGCGAAGCGGCTGAAACGGAAGCCGCTGCAGCAAGCGACATCCCGGCGCCTCCGTCGGATCCGAGCGGGCCATCGATCCCGGCTCCGCCATCGGATCCGTCCGGTCCCAGCAAGGCCACCGCGGCCGCGGCTGCGGCCAAGGTGCTGACCCAGGAGGCGGTCACCGAGGCGCTGGGCGCCGACGTGCCCCCGCGTGACGCCGCGGAGCGGGTCACCTTCGCCACCTGGGCGATCGTCACCGGCAAGTCGCCGGGCGGCATCTTCAACGAGCTGCCCTTCGTCGACGTCGAGACGGCGACCAAGCTGTCCGAGCGGCTCTCCGAGCGCGCCGAGGGCACCGTGACGGTCGAGCAGGTCCGGTCGGCCAAGACCATCGAAGAGCTGTCCACGATCGTGCGCGATCAGCTCGAAGAGGGCGTGGTGGACGGTTTCGTGCGTACGCTGCGGGCGCCGAAAGAGGGAACCTCGCACGTTCCTTTGTTCGTGTTCCACCCGGCCGGCGGATCCACCGTCGTCTACGAGCCGTTGATCAAGCGGCTGCCTGCCGACACTCCGATCTACGGCATCGAGCGCGTCGAGGGCTCCATCGAGGAGCGCGCCGCCGAGTACGTGCCGAAGCTGCTGGAGATGCACAAGGGTCCGTTCGTCCTGGCGGGCTGGTCGCTGGGCGGGGCGCTGGCCTATGCCTGCGCGATCGGCCTGAAGCAGGCCGGCGCCGATGTCCGGTTCGTGGGCCTGATCGACTGTGTTCGCCCCGGTGAGCCGATCGACCAGAGCCAGGCGGGGATGCGGGCCCGTTGGGACCGTTACGCGCGGTTCGCCGAGCGCACCTTCAACGTCGAGGTCCCGGAAATCCCTTACGAGGAGCTCGAGAAGCTCGACGACGAGGGCCAGGTGAAGTTCGTTCTCGACGTCGTCGCGCAGAGCGGTGTGCAGATCCCCGGCGGGATCATCGAGCATCAGCGCACGTCCTATCTGGACAACCGCGCGCTCGACACCATCGAGATCCAGCCGTACGACGGGCACGTCACCCTCTACATGGCCGACCGCTACCACGATGACGCCATCGTGTTCGAGCCCGCGTATGCCACCCGTCAGCCTGACGGCGGCTGGGGCGAAGCGGCCTCGGACCTGGAGGTCGTGCACATCGGGGGCGAGCACATTCAGGCCATCGATGAGCCGTACATTGCCAAAGTGGGTGCTCACATGAGCGAGGCGATCAACCGTATCGAAGCGGAGAGCGAGAGCAAGTGA
- the fadD32 gene encoding long-chain-fatty-acid--AMP ligase FadD32 translates to MPFINPFIKDGQIKFPDGASVVEHVERWAKVRSDKLAYRFLDFSTERDGVARDLTWSQFSARNKAVAARLQQVTQPGDRVAILCPQNLDYLVAFFGAIYAGRIAVPLFDPSEPGHVGRLHAVLDNCHPSAILTTTEAAEGVRKFFRSRPANQRPRVIAVDAVPDDVAATWIHPEGPDETTIAYLQYTSGSTRIPTGVQITHLNMATNIVQIVEALEGEEGDRGLSWLPFFHDMGLITALIAPMIGHYFTFMTPAAFVRRPERWIREMARKEGDTGGVISVAPNFAFDHAAARGVPKDGEPLDLSNVKAVLNGSEPISAATVRRFNEAFSPFGFPAKAIKPSYGLAEATLMVSTTPSAEEPKIIYVDRDELNTGRIVEVDADSPKAVAQASAGRVGVSEWAVIVDAESATELPDGQIGEIWMSGQNMGTGYWGKPEETVNVFQNTLKSRTSPSHAEGAEDDATWVRTGDYGAFYDGDLYITGRVKDLVIIDGRNHYPQDLEYSAQEASKALRTGYVAAFSVPANQLPDEVFENAHSGLHRDEDDTSEQLVIVAERAPGAHKLEVGPITDDIRAAIAVRHGVTVRDVLLTAAGAIPRTSSGKIGRRACRSAYLDGTLRSGKIANAFPDETD, encoded by the coding sequence ATGCCGTTCATCAATCCGTTCATCAAGGACGGTCAGATCAAGTTCCCTGACGGAGCCAGCGTCGTCGAGCATGTCGAGCGCTGGGCCAAGGTCCGCAGCGACAAGCTGGCATACCGCTTCCTGGACTTCTCCACCGAACGTGACGGCGTCGCCCGCGACCTGACCTGGTCCCAGTTCAGTGCCCGTAACAAGGCGGTGGCCGCTCGCCTTCAGCAGGTCACCCAGCCCGGTGATCGCGTCGCCATCCTGTGCCCGCAGAACCTGGACTACCTGGTCGCCTTCTTCGGCGCGATCTACGCCGGGCGCATCGCGGTGCCGCTGTTCGATCCGTCCGAGCCCGGTCACGTGGGCCGCCTGCACGCCGTGCTGGACAACTGCCACCCGTCGGCGATCCTGACCACCACCGAGGCCGCGGAGGGCGTACGGAAGTTCTTCCGCAGCCGTCCGGCCAACCAGCGTCCCCGCGTCATCGCCGTCGACGCCGTTCCGGACGACGTCGCGGCCACCTGGATCCACCCGGAGGGTCCGGACGAGACCACCATCGCGTACCTGCAGTACACCTCGGGCTCGACCCGCATCCCGACCGGTGTTCAGATCACGCACCTGAACATGGCGACCAACATCGTGCAGATCGTCGAGGCGCTCGAGGGCGAAGAGGGCGACCGTGGTCTGTCCTGGCTGCCGTTCTTCCACGACATGGGTCTGATCACCGCGCTGATCGCCCCGATGATCGGCCACTACTTCACCTTCATGACCCCGGCCGCCTTCGTGCGCAGGCCCGAACGGTGGATCCGGGAGATGGCCCGCAAGGAAGGTGACACCGGCGGCGTCATCTCGGTGGCCCCGAACTTCGCGTTCGACCACGCGGCTGCTCGTGGCGTGCCGAAGGACGGCGAGCCACTCGATCTCTCCAACGTCAAGGCCGTGCTCAACGGCAGCGAGCCGATCTCGGCAGCCACCGTGCGCCGGTTCAACGAGGCCTTCAGCCCGTTCGGCTTCCCGGCCAAGGCGATCAAGCCGTCCTACGGCCTGGCCGAGGCCACGTTGATGGTGTCGACCACGCCGTCCGCCGAAGAGCCCAAGATCATCTACGTCGACCGCGACGAGCTCAACACGGGCCGGATCGTCGAGGTGGACGCTGACTCGCCCAAGGCGGTCGCCCAGGCCTCGGCCGGCCGGGTCGGCGTATCGGAGTGGGCCGTCATCGTGGACGCCGAGAGCGCGACCGAGCTGCCCGACGGCCAGATCGGCGAGATCTGGATGAGCGGCCAGAACATGGGCACGGGCTACTGGGGGAAGCCGGAAGAGACTGTCAACGTCTTCCAGAACACGCTGAAGTCGCGGACCAGCCCGTCGCACGCCGAGGGCGCCGAAGACGACGCCACCTGGGTTCGTACCGGCGACTACGGCGCCTTCTACGACGGCGACCTGTACATCACCGGCCGCGTCAAGGACCTGGTGATCATCGACGGCCGCAACCACTACCCGCAGGACCTGGAGTACTCGGCGCAGGAGGCCAGCAAGGCGCTGCGCACCGGCTACGTCGCGGCCTTCTCGGTGCCGGCCAACCAGCTGCCCGACGAGGTGTTCGAGAACGCGCACTCGGGTCTGCACCGCGATGAGGACGACACCTCCGAGCAGCTGGTGATCGTCGCCGAGCGCGCCCCCGGTGCGCACAAGCTCGAGGTCGGCCCGATCACCGATGACATCCGGGCCGCGATCGCCGTGCGCCACGGCGTCACCGTCCGCGACGTGCTGCTGACCGCGGCCGGCGCCATCCCGCGTACCTCCAGCGGCAAGATCGGCCGTCGGGCCTGCCGTTCGGCGTACCTGGACGGCACACTGCGCAGCGGCAAGATTGCCAACGCGTTCCCCGACGAGACGGACTGA
- the culp6 gene encoding carboxylesterase Culp6, giving the protein MAKNASRRKRHRILALIAAAAMALVVVLVVTIVVIVMRRPETPSAPPTAQPPAGVPGGPSTTRKPRPEFQSADCPDVMMVSIPGTWESSPLDDPFNPTQFPLSLMTNVSRPMAEQFDKARLEVYTVPYTAQFHNPFAADKQMSYNDSRAEGKRTAVKAMTDMNDRCPLTSYVIAGFSQGAVIGGDLASDIGNGRGPVDEDLVLGVTLIADGRRQLGVGQDIGPNPPGQGAEITLHEVPVLSEMGLTMTGPRQGGFGALNDRTNQICGKGDLICSAPEEAFSIFNLPKTLETLTGSAAGPVHALYNTPQFWVENGQTATQWTLAWAKDLVDNAPHPKHG; this is encoded by the coding sequence ATGGCCAAAAATGCCAGCCGCAGGAAGCGTCACCGCATCCTGGCCCTGATCGCCGCCGCGGCGATGGCACTCGTCGTGGTGCTGGTGGTGACGATCGTGGTGATCGTGATGCGCCGTCCCGAAACCCCCTCGGCCCCGCCGACGGCTCAGCCTCCGGCCGGGGTGCCTGGCGGCCCGTCGACGACGCGTAAGCCGCGCCCGGAGTTCCAGTCCGCCGACTGTCCCGACGTGATGATGGTGTCCATCCCCGGCACGTGGGAGTCGTCGCCGCTGGATGACCCGTTCAACCCGACGCAGTTCCCGCTGTCGCTGATGACCAATGTCAGCAGGCCGATGGCCGAGCAGTTCGACAAGGCACGCCTTGAGGTCTACACGGTGCCGTACACCGCGCAGTTCCATAACCCGTTCGCCGCCGACAAGCAGATGTCGTACAACGACAGCCGCGCGGAGGGGAAGCGCACCGCGGTCAAGGCCATGACGGACATGAACGACCGCTGCCCGCTGACGAGCTACGTGATCGCCGGATTCTCGCAGGGCGCGGTGATCGGTGGTGACCTGGCCAGCGACATCGGCAACGGACGCGGCCCGGTCGACGAGGACCTGGTGCTGGGCGTGACGCTGATCGCCGACGGCCGCCGCCAGCTCGGTGTCGGGCAGGACATCGGCCCCAACCCGCCGGGCCAGGGCGCCGAGATCACCCTGCACGAGGTTCCGGTGCTGTCCGAGATGGGTCTGACCATGACGGGCCCCCGGCAGGGCGGCTTCGGTGCGCTCAACGACCGGACCAACCAGATCTGCGGCAAGGGCGATTTGATCTGCTCGGCGCCCGAGGAGGCGTTCTCGATCTTCAATCTGCCCAAGACGCTGGAGACACTGACCGGCAGCGCCGCCGGTCCGGTGCACGCGCTGTACAACACCCCGCAGTTCTGGGTGGAGAACGGGCAGACCGCGACCCAGTGGACTCTGGCCTGGGCCAAGGACCTGGTGGACAACGCGCCGCATCCGAAGCACGGTTGA
- a CDS encoding DUF732 domain-containing protein translates to MQHTVRSATLVVAVSAASLLTACDAGGDIMAPLALPTSQVNGAQPQAASAQPQQVRGGELELTSQQHTYLDELKAAGITPSSELLALSIGSYVCQARAARQNDQAVRDFVLPLVRSDVRAARTGQESPTPGEIDTAATDYIRTATEHLC, encoded by the coding sequence GTGCAGCACACGGTACGGTCGGCCACCCTGGTGGTAGCGGTGTCCGCTGCGTCGTTGCTCACGGCATGCGATGCGGGCGGTGACATCATGGCGCCGCTGGCTCTGCCCACGTCACAGGTCAACGGGGCACAGCCGCAGGCGGCATCCGCCCAGCCGCAGCAGGTCCGTGGCGGCGAGCTGGAGCTCACGTCGCAGCAGCACACCTACCTCGATGAACTCAAGGCCGCCGGGATCACCCCGTCCAGTGAGCTGTTGGCGCTGTCGATCGGGTCCTACGTGTGCCAGGCCCGCGCCGCCAGGCAGAATGACCAGGCCGTGCGCGATTTCGTCCTTCCGCTGGTGCGCAGCGATGTCCGGGCGGCCCGGACCGGTCAGGAAAGCCCGACCCCCGGTGAGATCGACACCGCCGCCACCGACTACATCCGCACCGCCACCGAACATCTCTGCTGA
- a CDS encoding alpha/beta hydrolase-fold protein yields MRRALSLMRAMLLALLAPVLGAGLWAVSATTGAPARADGVEYLIVPSAAMGRDIPVAFQGGGPHAVFLLDAFNAAPDVSNWVNAGHAMSTLAGRGISVAAPAGGAWSLYTNWEQDGSKQWETFLSAELPDWLAANKGLAPGGHGIVGASQGGTAALTLAAFHPDRFRFAGSLSGFLTPSATTLNGAITAGLAEFGGVDSYGMWGAPQLGRWKWHDPDVHVQLLADANTRLWVYSPGTLTCSDPAAMIGVCDQAQGSNRSFYQHYRAVGGSNGHFDIPSGGQHDWGSWAPQLAQMSGELVATIK; encoded by the coding sequence ATGAGGCGTGCGTTGAGTCTGATGCGGGCGATGCTGCTGGCCCTGCTGGCCCCGGTGCTCGGTGCCGGCCTCTGGGCGGTGTCGGCGACGACGGGTGCTCCGGCGCGTGCCGATGGGGTCGAGTACCTGATAGTCCCCTCGGCTGCCATGGGCCGCGACATTCCCGTGGCATTCCAGGGCGGTGGCCCGCACGCCGTGTTCCTGCTCGACGCGTTCAATGCGGCTCCCGACGTGAGCAACTGGGTCAACGCCGGCCACGCCATGTCGACCCTGGCCGGCCGCGGTATCTCGGTGGCGGCCCCGGCGGGCGGCGCGTGGAGCCTCTACACCAACTGGGAGCAGGACGGCAGCAAGCAGTGGGAGACCTTCCTGTCGGCCGAGCTGCCGGACTGGCTGGCCGCCAACAAGGGTCTGGCCCCGGGCGGGCACGGGATCGTGGGCGCCTCGCAGGGCGGTACCGCCGCGTTGACGCTGGCCGCGTTCCACCCCGACCGGTTCCGGTTCGCCGGATCGCTGTCGGGTTTCCTGACCCCGTCGGCCACCACCCTCAACGGCGCGATCACGGCCGGGCTCGCGGAGTTCGGCGGAGTGGACAGCTACGGCATGTGGGGTGCCCCACAGCTGGGCCGCTGGAAGTGGCATGACCCCGACGTGCACGTGCAGCTGCTGGCCGATGCCAACACGCGGCTGTGGGTGTACAGCCCGGGCACGCTCACCTGCAGCGACCCCGCCGCGATGATCGGTGTCTGCGATCAGGCGCAGGGCAGCAACAGGTCGTTCTACCAGCACTACCGCGCCGTCGGCGGCAGCAACGGGCACTTCGACATCCCGTCCGGTGGCCAGCACGACTGGGGCAGCTGGGCCCCGCAGCTGGCGCAGATGTCCGGCGAACTGGTCGCGACCATCAAGTAG
- a CDS encoding esterase family protein, which translates to MKFVGKMRGLSRRLTVAVAAAAVLPGLVGVVGGSATAGAWSRPGLPVEYLEVPSAAMGRDIKVEFQSGGAGAPALYLLDGMRAREDQNGWDIELPTFEWFLNSGISVVMPVGGQSSFYSDWYKPACGSKDGGCKTYKWETFLTQELPAWLAANKDVKSTGSAVVGLSMAGSSALMLSARHPDQFIYASSLSGTLNPSEGWWPMLIGVSMGDAGGYKADDMWGSTGDPNNAWKANDPTENVATLANNGTRLWVYCGNGKPGELGGTDLPAKFLEGFVCRTNSTFQEKYIAAGGKNAVFNFPQSGTHNWAYWGQQLQAMKPDLQRVLGATPTA; encoded by the coding sequence ATGAAGTTCGTTGGGAAGATGCGCGGCCTGTCGCGCCGGTTGACGGTTGCGGTCGCCGCAGCAGCCGTGCTGCCTGGCCTGGTTGGCGTCGTAGGCGGCTCGGCGACCGCTGGAGCCTGGTCTCGACCTGGCCTGCCGGTCGAGTATCTCGAAGTTCCGTCGGCAGCGATGGGACGTGACATCAAGGTCGAGTTCCAGAGCGGTGGCGCGGGCGCACCCGCGCTGTACCTGCTCGACGGTATGCGCGCTCGCGAAGATCAGAACGGCTGGGACATCGAACTGCCGACGTTCGAGTGGTTCCTGAACTCGGGCATCTCGGTCGTCATGCCGGTCGGTGGCCAGTCCAGCTTCTACAGCGACTGGTACAAGCCGGCGTGTGGCAGCAAGGACGGCGGCTGCAAGACCTACAAGTGGGAGACCTTCCTGACCCAGGAGCTCCCGGCGTGGCTGGCGGCCAACAAGGACGTGAAGTCGACCGGCAGCGCCGTGGTCGGTCTGTCGATGGCCGGTTCGTCGGCGCTGATGCTGTCGGCTCGCCACCCGGATCAGTTCATCTACGCATCCTCGCTGTCGGGCACGTTGAACCCGTCCGAGGGCTGGTGGCCGATGCTGATCGGTGTCTCCATGGGTGACGCCGGTGGCTACAAGGCCGACGACATGTGGGGCTCGACGGGCGACCCGAACAACGCCTGGAAGGCCAACGACCCGACCGAGAACGTCGCGACCCTGGCCAACAACGGCACGCGCCTGTGGGTGTACTGCGGTAACGGCAAGCCGGGCGAGCTCGGTGGCACCGACCTGCCCGCCAAGTTCCTCGAGGGCTTCGTCTGCCGGACGAACTCCACCTTCCAGGAGAAGTACATCGCAGCCGGTGGCAAGAACGCGGTGTTCAACTTCCCGCAGAGCGGTACGCACAACTGGGCCTACTGGGGCCAGCAGCTGCAGGCCATGAAGCCTGACCTGCAGCGTGTCCTGGGCGCGACCCCGACCGCCTGA